A genomic window from Bradyrhizobium lupini includes:
- a CDS encoding cyclase family protein produces the protein MPRKLIDISVPLRNDVTADPPGNHPTIQYIDHQQGLPRMLQFFDGLTAQDLPDGQGWAVEQVSLSTHNGTHLDAPWHFHPTMNRGERSWTIDEVPLEWCFQPGVKLDFRHLPDGYVASADDVEKELRRIGHALSPLEIVVVNTGAGARFGQADYVSSGCGMGYEATMYLLERGVRLTGTDGWSWDAPFVHTAKKYAETKDAGLIWEGHKAGRHIGYCHLEKLHNLDQLPSTGFTLSCFPVKIERASAGWTRAVAIIDS, from the coding sequence ATGCCGCGGAAGCTGATCGACATCTCCGTGCCGCTCAGAAACGACGTGACGGCGGATCCGCCGGGCAATCACCCGACGATCCAGTACATCGATCACCAGCAGGGCCTGCCGCGGATGCTGCAGTTCTTCGACGGCCTCACGGCACAGGATCTGCCGGACGGCCAGGGCTGGGCCGTCGAGCAGGTCTCGCTGTCGACCCATAACGGCACGCATCTCGATGCGCCCTGGCACTTCCATCCGACCATGAATCGCGGCGAGCGGTCATGGACGATCGACGAGGTCCCGCTGGAATGGTGTTTTCAGCCCGGCGTGAAGCTCGACTTCCGGCATCTGCCCGACGGCTACGTGGCGAGCGCCGACGACGTCGAGAAGGAGTTGAGGCGGATCGGGCATGCGCTGTCGCCGCTGGAGATCGTCGTCGTCAACACCGGCGCCGGCGCCAGGTTCGGCCAAGCCGATTATGTCAGCTCAGGCTGCGGCATGGGCTACGAGGCCACCATGTATCTGCTCGAACGCGGCGTGCGGCTGACCGGCACCGACGGCTGGAGCTGGGACGCACCGTTCGTCCACACCGCGAAGAAATATGCCGAAACGAAAGATGCCGGCCTGATCTGGGAGGGCCACAAGGCGGGGCGGCACATCGGCTATTGCCACCTCGAGAAGCTGCACAATCTCGACCAGCTGCCTTCGACCGGGTTCACCCTCTCGTGCTTTCCGGTGAAGATCGAGCGGGCCTCCGCGGGCTGGACCCGCGCCGTCGCGATCATCGACAGCTAG
- a CDS encoding TRAP transporter substrate-binding protein translates to MKILTGVIAAALLAVSAPLATARDFRSADIHPADYPTVEAVKFMGKQLAAASGGKLGVKVFPNGALGSEKDTIEQLKIGALDMMRINASPLNNFVPETIALCLPFIFRDTQHMRTVLDGPIGDEILAAMAPAGLIGLAYYDSGARSIYTVKAPIKSLADVKGLKIRVQQSDLWVGMIQSLGANPTPMPYGEVYTALKTGLVDAAENNWPSYESSRHFEAAKFYNVTEHSLAPEVLVMSKTVWDTLSKEDQAMVRKAAKESVPVMRKLWDEREQASRKTVEAAGVQVVTIANKAEFVDAMKPVYDKFAGDEKLKSLVKRIQDTK, encoded by the coding sequence ATGAAGATACTCACCGGCGTCATCGCAGCCGCTCTGCTGGCGGTCTCAGCCCCCTTGGCGACCGCACGCGATTTCCGTTCCGCCGACATCCATCCCGCCGATTATCCAACCGTCGAGGCCGTCAAGTTCATGGGCAAGCAGCTCGCCGCGGCGAGCGGCGGCAAGCTCGGCGTGAAGGTGTTCCCCAACGGTGCGCTGGGCTCCGAGAAGGACACCATCGAGCAGCTCAAGATCGGCGCCCTCGACATGATGCGGATCAACGCATCGCCCTTGAACAACTTCGTGCCGGAAACCATCGCGTTGTGCCTGCCCTTCATCTTCCGGGACACGCAGCACATGCGTACCGTCCTTGACGGGCCGATCGGCGACGAGATCCTGGCGGCCATGGCGCCCGCAGGCCTGATCGGCCTTGCCTATTACGACAGCGGCGCCCGGTCCATTTACACCGTCAAGGCACCGATCAAGTCGCTCGCGGACGTCAAGGGTCTGAAAATCCGCGTCCAGCAATCCGACCTGTGGGTCGGCATGATCCAGAGCCTCGGGGCCAATCCGACCCCGATGCCCTATGGCGAGGTCTATACCGCTCTCAAGACCGGTCTGGTGGACGCTGCCGAGAACAACTGGCCCTCTTACGAGTCCTCGCGCCACTTCGAGGCCGCCAAGTTCTACAACGTCACCGAGCACTCCCTGGCGCCCGAAGTTCTCGTGATGTCCAAGACGGTCTGGGACACGCTGAGCAAGGAGGACCAGGCGATGGTCCGCAAGGCGGCCAAGGAATCGGTGCCCGTCATGCGCAAGCTCTGGGACGAACGCGAGCAGGCCTCCCGCAAAACGGTCGAAGCGGCCGGCGTTCAGGTCGTGACGATCGCCAACAAGGCGGAGTTCGTCGATGCGATGAAGCCGGTGTACGACAAGTTCGCGGGTGACGAGAAGCTGAAGAGCCTCGTCAAGCGTATCCAGGACACGAAGTAA
- a CDS encoding TRAP transporter small permease, producing the protein MTDPHVADHELDVAGRPSTGLLSRINAPVARLGMYLSVTGLLVIVTIVFYQVFGRYVLNSSPTWTENLALVLILYVTLIGAAVGVRDAGHIGMDSLLVMLPDRAREKIELVIHVLVAGFGVAMAYNGWILGASVGTVKIPNLGLPEVIRYVPLIASGVLIVSFSIEHIIALLRGEEVVPSWN; encoded by the coding sequence ATGACAGACCCTCACGTCGCAGACCACGAACTGGACGTAGCCGGACGCCCGTCCACCGGCTTGCTGTCCCGGATCAATGCTCCCGTCGCTCGGCTAGGGATGTACCTGTCGGTGACCGGGCTGCTCGTCATCGTCACCATCGTCTTCTACCAGGTGTTCGGACGTTACGTGCTCAATTCCAGCCCGACCTGGACGGAGAACCTTGCGCTGGTTCTTATCCTGTATGTCACGTTGATCGGCGCCGCCGTCGGCGTGCGCGATGCCGGGCATATCGGCATGGACAGTTTGCTGGTGATGCTGCCGGATCGCGCGCGGGAGAAGATCGAGCTTGTCATCCACGTCCTGGTCGCCGGCTTCGGCGTCGCGATGGCCTATAACGGCTGGATCCTCGGAGCGTCGGTCGGAACCGTGAAGATCCCCAATCTCGGGCTGCCCGAAGTCATCCGCTACGTGCCGCTGATCGCCTCCGGCGTCCTGATCGTCTCCTTTTCAATCGAGCACATCATCGCTCTCCTGCGCGGCGAAGAGGTCGTCCCCTCATGGAACTGA
- a CDS encoding TRAP transporter large permease, which produces MELIILGATFFGFLVLGVPVAFAIGLSAICTILYEGLPVAVIFQQMMSGMNIFSFLAIPFFVFSGELMLHGGVADKIVQLAKNLVGHIRGGLGMSNVVACTLFGGVSGSPVADVSAMGAVMIPMMKKEGFDTDYAVNVTTHASLVGALMPTSHNMIIYALAAGGKVSIGALIAAGLLPALVLMVCMLVAAYAVAVKRGYPAGKFPGWPAVFRSFAAALPGLLIVGIILAGILSGVFTATESAAVAVTYTILLTFFIYRTMTLPNFLRAAAKAVKTTGVVLLLIGVSTMFQYLMGLYEVADFAGEMMSKVSTQPWVIFLLINVILFVLGTFMDMAATILICTPIFLPIAMKAGMDPVQFGMLMLINCALGLNTPPVGTTQFVGCAIGGISVGAVMRTILPFYAALIAALMFVTYVPAFSLWLPRLLMGYKG; this is translated from the coding sequence ATGGAACTGATCATCCTCGGCGCCACTTTCTTCGGCTTCCTGGTCCTCGGCGTCCCCGTCGCCTTCGCGATCGGCCTCTCGGCGATTTGCACCATCCTCTACGAAGGCCTGCCGGTCGCCGTCATCTTCCAGCAGATGATGTCCGGGATGAACATCTTCTCCTTCCTCGCCATCCCGTTCTTCGTCTTCAGCGGTGAGCTGATGCTGCATGGCGGCGTCGCCGACAAGATCGTGCAGCTTGCCAAGAATCTCGTCGGACACATCCGCGGCGGGCTCGGCATGTCGAACGTGGTCGCCTGCACGCTGTTCGGCGGCGTGTCCGGCTCGCCCGTGGCCGACGTGTCGGCGATGGGGGCCGTGATGATCCCCATGATGAAGAAGGAAGGTTTCGACACCGACTACGCCGTCAACGTCACCACCCATGCCTCGCTGGTCGGAGCGCTGATGCCGACCAGCCACAACATGATCATCTATGCGCTCGCCGCCGGCGGCAAGGTTTCGATCGGCGCGCTGATCGCCGCCGGGCTCCTGCCGGCCCTGGTGCTGATGGTGTGCATGCTGGTCGCCGCTTACGCGGTCGCGGTGAAGCGAGGCTATCCGGCCGGCAAGTTCCCGGGCTGGCCCGCGGTTTTTCGCTCGTTCGCTGCCGCTCTGCCCGGGCTTCTGATCGTCGGCATCATCCTGGCGGGCATCCTGTCCGGTGTGTTCACGGCCACCGAATCCGCGGCCGTCGCGGTCACCTATACGATCCTGCTGACGTTCTTCATCTACCGCACCATGACCTTGCCGAACTTCCTGCGCGCTGCGGCCAAGGCGGTGAAGACGACGGGCGTGGTGCTGCTGCTGATCGGCGTCTCCACCATGTTCCAGTATCTGATGGGGCTTTACGAGGTTGCCGACTTCGCCGGCGAGATGATGAGCAAGGTCTCGACCCAGCCCTGGGTCATCTTCCTGCTCATCAACGTCATCCTGTTCGTGCTCGGCACGTTCATGGACATGGCGGCGACCATCCTGATCTGCACGCCCATCTTCCTGCCGATCGCGATGAAGGCGGGCATGGACCCGGTGCAGTTCGGCATGCTGATGCTGATCAACTGCGCGCTCGGGCTGAACACCCCGCCGGTCGGGACGACGCAGTTCGTGGGCTGCGCCATCGGCGGCATCTCGGTGGGTGCGGTGATGCGCACCATCCTGCCATTCTACGCCGCCCTGATCGCAGCTCTGATGTTCGTGACCTACGTTCCCGCCTTCTCGCTGTGGCTGCCCCGCCTGCTGATGGGCTACAAGGGATAG
- a CDS encoding SDR family NAD(P)-dependent oxidoreductase, whose protein sequence is MTDYRKLFDLTGKTAVVLGAASGIGKSSAEALAGLGARVVCADRALDAAEATAAGLREKGGWAEAAACDAASAADVNALAKTVMQKFSRLDIAVTTPGLNIRKTILDYTEEDLDRVLNLNIKGTVWFFQAFGRIMVEQKGGSIIACSSVRAVTIEPGLGVYGSTKAAIGLLVKGFASEVGRSGVRVNAIAPSIAETALTGPFKQRPDIYNLYAGHTVFNRWSSADEVATAVAYLASDAASYVSGSTLFVDGGWTAVDGPPTGLTQLHT, encoded by the coding sequence GTGACCGACTATCGCAAGCTCTTCGATCTCACCGGCAAGACGGCCGTGGTGCTCGGCGCGGCCTCGGGCATCGGCAAGTCGTCGGCCGAGGCGCTGGCCGGGCTCGGCGCCCGTGTCGTCTGCGCCGATCGTGCGCTTGACGCCGCCGAAGCAACCGCCGCCGGCCTTCGTGAGAAGGGCGGCTGGGCCGAGGCGGCTGCGTGTGACGCCGCGAGCGCTGCGGACGTCAATGCGCTGGCCAAGACCGTGATGCAGAAATTTTCGCGGCTCGACATCGCGGTGACGACGCCCGGGCTCAACATCCGTAAGACCATCCTCGACTACACCGAGGAGGATCTCGACCGCGTCCTCAACCTCAATATCAAGGGCACGGTCTGGTTCTTCCAGGCTTTCGGCCGCATCATGGTCGAGCAGAAGGGCGGCAGCATCATTGCCTGCTCCTCGGTGCGGGCGGTGACCATCGAGCCCGGCCTCGGCGTCTACGGCTCGACCAAGGCCGCCATCGGCCTGCTGGTGAAGGGCTTTGCCTCCGAGGTCGGACGTTCCGGCGTGCGGGTCAACGCGATCGCGCCGAGCATCGCCGAGACCGCGCTGACCGGCCCGTTCAAGCAGCGTCCCGACATCTACAATCTCTACGCCGGTCACACCGTGTTCAACCGCTGGAGCAGCGCCGACGAGGTCGCGACCGCCGTGGCCTATCTCGCCTCGGACGCCGCGAGCTATGTCAGCGGCAGCACGCTATTCGTCGATGGCGGCTGGACGGCCGTCGACGGGCCGCCGACCGGCCTCACCCAGTTGCACACGTAG
- a CDS encoding molybdate ABC transporter substrate-binding protein, which produces MTTVSISSGGAAQGLVRGLSDPFKTQTGFGIDGEFGAVGIMADKLRTGTAADLVILTQALLAKLAEEKLVIPSSITNVGRVETALAVRSRDPMVTVKTETDLREVLRSADAIYVPDTKASTAGQHVAKVLDQLGIANEVASRLKIFPNGATAMRELAASTAAHPIGCTQATEIIATDGIALSGALPPGCELVTMYTAGVTTRAAHPQEAAALIALLTGADRKDLRQRAGFTG; this is translated from the coding sequence GTGACGACAGTGAGCATTTCGAGCGGAGGCGCGGCGCAAGGCCTGGTGCGCGGCCTCAGCGATCCCTTCAAGACGCAGACCGGCTTCGGCATCGACGGCGAGTTCGGCGCGGTCGGCATCATGGCCGACAAGCTGCGCACGGGAACGGCGGCCGATCTGGTGATCCTGACGCAGGCGCTGCTTGCAAAGCTTGCCGAAGAGAAGCTCGTCATCCCCTCCTCGATCACAAATGTCGGGCGGGTCGAAACCGCGCTGGCGGTCCGCAGCCGCGATCCCATGGTGACGGTGAAGACCGAAACTGACCTGCGCGAGGTGCTGCGCAGCGCCGACGCGATCTACGTCCCTGATACGAAAGCCTCGACCGCCGGACAACACGTTGCAAAAGTGCTGGATCAGCTGGGCATCGCCAACGAGGTCGCCTCGCGCCTGAAAATCTTTCCGAACGGCGCGACCGCGATGCGGGAGCTTGCGGCATCCACCGCCGCGCATCCGATCGGCTGCACCCAGGCTACCGAGATTATCGCGACCGACGGCATCGCACTGTCAGGAGCGCTGCCGCCGGGCTGCGAGCTCGTGACGATGTACACGGCCGGCGTGACCACGCGGGCCGCACATCCGCAAGAGGCGGCCGCGCTGATCGCGTTGCTGACCGGCGCAGACCGCAAGGACCTGCGCCAGCGCGCCGGCTTCACCGGGTAG
- a CDS encoding molybdopterin cofactor-binding domain-containing protein: MSAPSPAPTLPVSLAANPKLSSWVKLVGEGRVAISPGKVEIGQGIVTALAQIAADELDVDIGRIEMIRASTAASPNEGVTSGSLSVQQSGRALRHACAEVRQRFLTAASERLGVDASLLEIDDGTISGPGNVRTSYWELACDVSLDYDANVGATAKIVAKRTVAGHSVQRVDIPDKVFARNRFIHDCPLPNLLHGRVLRPDISGARLIALDETATRAVPGLVAIVRDGGFSGVVADSEVAAEAALKALRKGATWSAGEPLPDENDLAGFLKSQPVETDVIDTRTTAATIKKAARTLRRQFIRPYIAHASIAPSCAMARWNGDRVHVWTHSQGVYLLRADLAIVLKLPAKNIVVEHMEGAGCYGHNAADDVALDAVLLAKAAGGRPVRVQWSRHDEMAHAPFGAAMAIEIEADLDADNEIVSWRHAIWSNGHAARPGRAAQPALLAATEITNPYPRMVSTNPPAANGGGGDRNSVPLYDLKAWTVTSHRLLTMPVRTSALRTLGGQGNVFAIESLLDEVAALRGEDPIAFRLRHLRDERAKDVIRAAARRAQWKPQKQAGIGHGVGFARYKNTGAYCAAIAEIEGTDDIRVKRLTLAVDVGEAINPDGVINQIEGGAIQATSWVLKERVRFDRMRITSTSWTDYPILTFSEVPMVDVEIVQRPEIEPVGAGEAAHGPVTAAIANAVYDCLGVRVRDLPITRDKIIAAMELAS, from the coding sequence GCCCTGGCACAGATCGCAGCCGACGAACTCGACGTCGATATTGGCCGCATCGAGATGATCCGCGCCTCCACGGCGGCAAGTCCGAACGAGGGTGTCACCTCGGGCAGCCTTTCGGTCCAGCAGTCCGGCCGCGCGCTGCGCCACGCCTGTGCCGAGGTCCGCCAGCGCTTCCTCACCGCGGCATCCGAACGTCTCGGCGTCGATGCGTCGCTGCTCGAGATCGATGACGGCACGATCTCGGGCCCCGGCAATGTCAGGACCAGCTATTGGGAGTTGGCCTGCGACGTTTCGCTCGACTACGACGCCAACGTCGGCGCGACAGCGAAGATTGTCGCCAAGCGCACTGTGGCCGGACATTCGGTCCAGCGCGTCGACATTCCCGACAAAGTATTCGCACGGAACCGTTTTATTCACGACTGTCCGCTGCCGAACTTGCTGCACGGACGCGTGCTGCGGCCGGACATCTCGGGCGCCAGGCTGATCGCGCTCGACGAGACGGCGACGCGAGCCGTTCCCGGCCTCGTCGCGATCGTCCGCGACGGCGGCTTTTCCGGCGTGGTTGCCGACAGCGAGGTAGCGGCGGAAGCCGCGCTGAAAGCCTTGCGCAAGGGGGCGACATGGTCGGCCGGCGAGCCGCTGCCGGATGAAAATGATCTGGCCGGATTTCTGAAGAGCCAGCCGGTCGAGACTGATGTCATCGACACCAGGACCACTGCGGCAACGATAAAGAAAGCTGCTCGCACTCTCCGCCGGCAATTCATCCGTCCCTACATCGCGCATGCTTCGATCGCACCGTCCTGTGCGATGGCCCGATGGAACGGCGATCGTGTCCATGTCTGGACGCACAGCCAAGGCGTCTATCTGCTGCGCGCCGACCTCGCGATCGTGCTTAAGCTGCCGGCAAAAAACATCGTCGTCGAGCACATGGAGGGCGCCGGCTGCTACGGACACAATGCCGCCGATGACGTCGCGCTCGATGCCGTGCTCCTGGCGAAAGCGGCCGGCGGCCGTCCGGTGCGGGTGCAGTGGTCGCGCCACGACGAGATGGCCCACGCACCGTTCGGCGCGGCGATGGCGATCGAGATCGAGGCCGACCTCGATGCGGACAACGAGATCGTCAGTTGGCGCCATGCGATCTGGAGCAACGGCCACGCGGCGCGGCCGGGGCGCGCGGCCCAGCCCGCGCTGCTTGCCGCAACCGAGATTACGAACCCCTACCCGCGCATGGTCTCGACCAATCCGCCCGCGGCCAATGGCGGCGGCGGCGACCGCAACTCCGTTCCGCTCTACGACCTCAAGGCCTGGACGGTCACGAGCCACCGGCTGCTGACCATGCCGGTGCGGACCTCGGCATTGCGGACACTCGGCGGACAAGGCAATGTGTTCGCGATCGAGTCCCTGCTCGACGAGGTCGCCGCCCTGCGCGGCGAAGACCCGATCGCGTTCCGCCTGCGTCATCTGCGCGACGAACGCGCAAAGGACGTCATCCGGGCCGCGGCACGACGCGCGCAGTGGAAACCGCAGAAGCAGGCCGGCATCGGTCATGGCGTGGGCTTCGCCCGCTACAAGAACACCGGGGCCTATTGCGCCGCGATTGCGGAGATCGAAGGCACTGATGACATCCGCGTCAAGCGGCTGACGCTTGCGGTCGATGTCGGCGAGGCCATCAATCCCGACGGCGTCATCAACCAGATCGAGGGCGGCGCGATCCAGGCGACGAGCTGGGTGCTGAAGGAACGCGTCCGCTTCGACCGCATGCGCATCACATCGACGTCGTGGACCGACTATCCGATCCTCACCTTCAGCGAGGTGCCAATGGTGGATGTCGAGATCGTGCAGCGGCCCGAGATCGAACCGGTCGGCGCCGGCGAGGCTGCCCACGGCCCGGTGACGGCGGCGATCGCGAATGCCGTTTACGATTGCCTCGGCGTGCGCGTGCGCGACCTGCCGATCACCCGCGACAAGATCATTGCAGCCATGGAGCTGGCATCGTGA